In Candidatus Binatia bacterium, the genomic window GTCGACGCACACTCGGCTCTGATCCTGAGCAGTCTGAACGGCATCCTCGTGCAGGCGCTCACCGGCGAGAAGGACGTCGCCTCGCCCGAGCGTCTGGTGCAGGAGCTCAAGTCCAGTTTGGTTGACAGGCTCCGGGTGCAGTGAGACCTTGACGCCGCGGTGAGTCCGCGTGCGTCAAGATCCAGTGCAGATCCGATGCGCGAGTGGGTGCGTCGGATGGCCGACCAAGCTCATCAAAAGGCTGAGGACCGCCCTCGTGTGCCACGCCGGTTGAACCGCGAGAAGGCGTTGTTCGCGCAGCGCGCGCAGCACGTGAAGAACCTCTTCCAACGCCTGGAGATGCTCTGCCAGTCGGTCAACAAAGAGGCCACCGGCACGCCGATCACCGCGCAGCGGACGCTGAAGTCCAAGAACCTCGGCGGCATCGACGTCCCGGACAACGGGCGTCTCGTCTTGAAGTTCCTCGAGCGGCGGATCGAGGTGGTGATCAACCCACTGCAGAGCGTGGGTGGCCGCCCCGCACCCATCGGTGAGGTCGCCACCGCATCGGTAATTCTCTATGACGCCGACGATCCGAGCGGGGCCGACTGTTACGACATGGTGCTCCGCGAAGACGGCTGGCACCGGCGCACCGAGAGCGGCAAAGTCGGTGCCCCTGCTCTTGCCGAGAAGGACCTGAAGCGCCTGATCGAGTGGCTCCTTCTCTGATCCGCGCCGCCGGCGGTCTGAGTTTCGGAACGAGGACTCTAGCCCGGGTCTTTGCCGGTCGCCTGCATGTAGAACGAGAGGCCGGTGTAGTAGGCGGGGTAGAAGAGCGATGCCGCGGCGAGGCCGGTCGCCTTCTCGGGCAACGCCGCTAGCGTCATCAGTCCTAGTACGGCCCATACGACGCCGAGCCCGATCGTCAGCGGCCGCAGGAACACCGTGCGGGATGGGTACACGAACCGCAGGGGCGCGAACACGAGAACCGCGAGTACGCCGGTGACGACGGCGCCCGTCCCGGGGCCGACGTCGAAGACGTAGAGGTAGAACGCGATGATGTTCCAGTAGCTCGGGAAGCCGGTGAAAAAGTGATCGGGCGTCTTCGCGTCGGCGTGACAGAACCGATAGGCGGACGCGAGCAGAGCGGCGCCCCCCGTCAAGTATCCGAACGGTCCCGCGAGGAGTCCGATCTGTAGCATTAGGAAGACCGGAACCACGACGAAGTTCAGGTAGTCGACGATGTCGTCGAGCTCGGCGCCGTTGTATTCCGGCACGACCTCCTTCACTCCTACGAACCGCGCGAGTGCTCCGTCGCTCGCGTCGATCGCAATCGCTGCGCAGAGCCAGAGGAAGGCCTCCTGGATGTCCCCACGAGCACCCGCGAGAAGTGCGAGGAGCCCGATGATCGAACCCAGCGCCGTGTAGAGATGAACGGCCCAGCCGGCGAGGCGACGCCCGCTCGTGATCATCTCGCCACCTCAATGGGGGAGATCGTCGGTTCGAACAGGATCTGCACGCTGTTGCCGTCGGGGTCGGCCACGTAGCAGGAGACGCTGTCGTCGCGGTGCGTCTTGGTACCCTGCAGGATCGTGACCCCCGCCTGTTCGAGCGCCGCCTCGGCCTCGCCGACTTCCGGGGCGGACCCGACGAGGATTCCGAGATGGTCTAGGGGGCCCCCGTCGCGTGAGACCGCGTCGGCGCGGTGCAGCGCGAGACTGTCGCACCCGGAACTCAGGTAGACGTTCTCCGGATCGGGCTGCCAGACCACCGAGAACCCGAGCATGTCGCAGTAGAACCACAGGGCGCGATCGAGATTGCACACCCGCAGGGCCAGGTGACGCATTCCGAGGCTCTTCAGTGCGGGCTTCGTCGCGGACATCGGCGATGGTCTCTATAGCACGGATCGGCCGGGGTGGGATTGGGGCGGTCGAGCAACATTTCCTGCACCAGTAAGCGCGCCCGCGCCGTCCTTCCGCGATTTCGATAGCGTTAGTAAGGCCAGACGCGAACGACGCTGCCGTTTTCCGGCGAGGCGATCACCACCGACCCATCGGATCCGATCGCGATCGGGACCGGCAGCGGTCGGCCGCCTCGTTTCGTCCGGAGGGCGAGGCCCTCCACGACCCGGTGTTCTGTCCCGTCCCTCGAACGCATGAGGAGCGTGCCTTTGCGCTCCTCGGCGATGTACAGCGGCTTTCCGCGCGCCGTCGTGAGACCCGCCGGCCCCGCGAGTTCGCTCGCGACGACGGTAGGCGCTTCGTCGGGTCGGATGCGCAGCACTCGGCCGCCGTCTGGCTCCGCCGCGAGGATCCGCTCGCCGCGCGTCGCGAGCGCGACCGGTGACATCAGCCCGCTGGCCAGGGTGTAGGGCACGGCACCAAGCCCGAGTCGCACGACCCGTCCGGCCCCGGTCTCGGCGATCACGAGGTCGCCCCCGAGTGTGCGCAAGACACTGGTCGGCCAGTCGAGCCCGGACGCGATGCGCGTCGCCTCACCCCGCCGGAGGTCGACCTGTAGGAGCTCGCCCTCTTGGGGTGCGGTGATCCAAACGATCCCGGGAAGGCCGCCGGCGAGGCCCACCGGCGGGGGCATGCCGTCGAATCGGGCGAGGACGAGGAGTTCGATCTTCCCGTCGCGGATGCGCTTGATCGACGCCCGGTCCGCCACGATTAGATCCTGGCCGTCGAAGATGATCCCACCGGGCAGCACGAGGCCGCTCGGGACCAGCATACGGCTCGCACTCGGCCAGGGTTTGAACGCACGCAGAGAACCCGTGGCCTCGTTCGAGAGAACGACGGTTTCACCGCAGACAACGAAGTCGGCTATCCCCGGCGGAAGGCTCGCCAGCGACAGCCCCTGCTTCCCGGCCTCGGGCAGGGTTCGGATTTTGCCGCTCCCCGACTCGAGAACGATCCGTGCACCATCGGGCGCGCGTCCGGTCGCGGCTGGGATGTCGATCCCCTCTGCGAGCACGGTGGTCGCCTTGGTGCGTGGATCGATCGCCACGACCTTGCCGTTCTCGCGCAGCGGGACGAGCAGGGTGCCGTCGTCGTCCTGACTCAGGCGACCCGGGCAACCGAGACTCGTGGCGAGGACCTCGAGGAGGCTGCCGTCGCCTGCGTCGAGTCGCAGGAGCCGCCCCCCTCGCGCGCACTCCGCCGCGATCAGGTCGCCGCTCTGCGCCACGATGATTCCGCGGAGATCGGAGAGCCCGGGGCCGATACGGTCCCAGCGGGTTCCGCCCGGCTGCCGCCGCCAAACGCCGCCGGCCTCGGCGGTCGCGACGTAAAGGACACCGTGCTCGTCGAAGGCGAGATCGGTCGGATGCCGGAAGCCGTGCGGAGTACCGATCCGACCCACGGTCCCGTCCGCGCGAACCGACGAAAGCCGGTCGACGAGCGGCTCTGCGACGTAAATCTGGCTCTCGTGACACGCGAGCCCGCCGGCGCCCCGCAACGGAGAAGCCGGAATCACCGTCTCCAGGCGGCGTGTCCCCGTCGCGCGAACCGACCGGGACGTATCGGTCGCGATGCCGACACCGAGCCTGGAACGCGCCTGCGAAAGCTCCTCGTCGAGGGTCTTCCGATCGGAACTCGCTCCCGCGCAGGCCCAGACTGTGGCAACTGCTGCGGCGAGGGCCCAGCACCGGGCCGAGCTTCGGCTCACCGGGCCGGAGAGCGTTCGACGATGGCCAGGATATCGTTCAGGGATTTCGCCGAGCCCAGGTCGTCGCTCGGGACGCGGATGTCGAATTCCTCATCCAACGCGGACGCGATTTCGACCAGGGACAGCGAATCGAGCTGCGCCACGTCGTTCAGTTGGGTCTCGGGCTCGATGCGCTCGGGCGGGACCCGAAGCACCTCGGCTACCAGATTTCGGGCTCTATCGAGGTTGCTCACGACTTTTCTCCTGGGAGGGAGGTTGGCATCAACTTCCCAGCCCTGATACTTTTCGGGATGTAGCGGATCAGGGGGACGGATGAAACTCGGACGAACAGTGGTGGTGGCAGGATTGCTCGTGGCTCTTTCGGCTTTGCCGGCAAGCGCCGTTGACGATTATGACGACTCGCAGTCCAATCCCTTGCGGTTGGCGGCCTATCTGGTTCACCCGATCGGCTTTCTCGCCGAGTGGTTGGTGACGCGTCCCTTCCATCGCATCGTCTCGCAGGACGATCTCGCGTCCGTCTTCGGTCACACCCCGCACGAAGGATTCGACTACGAGACCTACACCGAAGGTCTGAGCACCGGTGTCACGTACGAGCTTCCCTACACGCCGATCCGCGAACCTACCGCCCGCTAGACCCCTTCCATCCCTTCGACGGTCAGCGGGGCGAAGCGCGCGATCAGCTTTTTGATTCCGGCGCGTTCGAACTGGACCGTGAGCTTGGTGCCCTCGCCGGTGCCTTCTTTGCGGCGGACCACACCGGCCCCGAACTTGGGGTGACGGACGCGCGTTCCGACGCGTAGCGGGACGTCGGCCTCGTCGCCGCCGAACTCCTGGCTCACGCTGTAGTCGATCCGCGGCTCGTCGTCGTTCTCGGGTTCCGGTTCGTCCGAGCCGGTTTCGGCAACGCGTCCGAGGTCTTCCAGGCGACGAGCGGCGTCGGCGCCCGGCCCATCATCGTCCCACGTGCCGACGCGCTTGAGCAGATCTCGCGGGATTTCGCGCAGGAATCGGGACGGAGGATTCCGTTGGCTCTGTCCCTGAAGCATCCGGAAGCGAGCGCGGGAGAGGTGCAGGTGCTCGCGGGCGCGAGTCATGCCGACGTAACAGAGGCGGCGTTCCTCCTCGACCGTCCCGTCGTCAATCGCGCGCGCGTGCGGGAAGACGTGCTCCTCCATGCCGACCAGGTGGACCACCGGGAACTCGAGTCCCTTCGAGTTGTGAAGGGTCATGAGGCTGATCGCGCCACCGCTCTCGCCGACGGCATCGAGGCCGGAGACCAGCGCGGCGCGTTCGAGGAAGGCGTCGATCGCGGTGAGCCCGTCGGGGAGGGCGCCCATGTCGTCGACCTCGCGTGCGGCGCCGACGAGCTCCTCCAAGTTGTCGGCGCGCGTAATCGCTTCCTCGGACCCTTCGGCCTGGAGGCGCGCGAGTAGGCCGGTCTCGTGGATCACCGCCGTCACGATGTCGCCGAGGCTCGAATTTTGTGTGAGCGACCGGAGTCTCGCGATCATCTGCCAGAAGTCGGCGGCGCGCGTGGCGCTCGCCCGCGCGAGCTTGATCGCATCCGGATTCTCGACGAGGCGACTCAACATCACACCGATCGAGACGCCATCGGCTTGTGCCGCCCCGGTGAGCGCCTTTACGGTCGTCGCGCCGATTCCACGCGTCGGAACGTTGATGATGCGCGTGAGGCTCACGTCGTCGTCGGGGTTCACCAGCAGGCGCAGGTACGCGAGGATGTCCTTCACTTCCTTGCGGTCGTAGAAGCGCACCCCGCCGACGAGGACGTAGCGGAGTCCCTGCCGCACGAACTCTTCTTCGAGAACGCGTGACTGCGCGTTCGTGCGGTAGAAGACAGCGACCGAACTGAGCGCGCGCCCGCGGAGGACTTCTCCACTCACGTCGTTCGTGACCCAGCGGGCCTCCGCCCGATCGTCGTTGAAGACCGCGAGGGTCACCTTCTCGCCCTCGCCGTTCTCGGTCCACAGCCGTTTCCCGTGCCGGCCGGCGTTGCGTTCGATCACCGCGCTGGCGGCGGCTAGGATGTTCCCCGTGGAGCGATAGTTTTGTTCGAGTCGGATGATGTGCGCGTCGGGGTGGTCGCGTTCGAACTCGAGGATCGCGCGGACCGTCGCACCGCGGAAACCGTAGATTGACTGATCGTCGTCGCCAACGACACAGAGGTCGCCGGTGCGGCCGGCGATCGCGTCGATCAGGAGATACTGCGCGTGGTTGATGTCCTGGTACTCGTCTACGAGCACGTGGCGATAGCGCCGTCGAAATGTCTGACGGAGATCGTCGTTCTCGGTGAGGAGACGGACCATCGCGGTGATCAGGCTCCCGAAGTCGAGGGCCCCGGCGCGTTCCAGAAGCTCCTCGTACCGGCGCGCTGCCAGGAGGGTTCCCTCGCCGCGGAACCCGTCGCCGGTCGGGCTCTGCGTTCGGAGATCCTGAGCGTGGTTCTTGCTGCGGTCGAGGAACGATCGCAGCATCCGCGGTGACACGAGATCCTCAGGAACTTCGACTTCCTGGAGGGCGCGTCGACACAGGGCGAGGCTGTCGGCGTCATCGTAGATCGCAAAGGAGTTCGGAAGGCCAAGAAGGCCTGCGTAGCGCCGGAGCCAGCGCGCGCAGGTCGAATGGAATGTACCCACGGTGAGCCCGCCGAGGTCGCCGCCGAGGAGGTGCTCGATCCGCGCGCGCATCTCGCGCGCGGCTTTGTTGGTGAAGGTGACCGCGAGAATCTCGTCGGGCTGCGCGCGTTCGGTGTCGACGAGGTGCGCGATCCGGTGGGTGAGGACCCGGGTCTTGCCGCTTCCGGCTCCGGCGAGAACGAGTAGTGGTCCGTCGGCGTAGGTCACCGCTTCTAGTTGCGGTTCGTTCAGTTCACCGAGGTTGATCACCGATCGGCAGAGACTAGCCGACCCGGACGAAAAGGGAACCCGTCAGTGCGGTGCACTAGGTGGGAAACTCCGTGAGCAGGCGGCGCTCGTAGGAGCCGAGACTGTACTCGCGTTCAACGTACGCGCGCCCGCCCGCCCCGAGCCGTTCGCGAAGGTCGGCGGACGTGAGCAGCATCCGCACCGCGGCCGCGAACTCCGCGCCATCCCGAACCCACAGGCCGGCTTCGCCGTCTCGACAGTGATCGACCATGACTTCGGACCGCGCGTTCACGAGGAGGCTGGTTCGCACAGCCATCGACTCGAGCAACACGATGCCGAGACTCTCGAAGGGGGAGGGGTGCACGAACGCGAGCGCGCGCGTCATGAGGTCGAGCTTCTCGACTTCGGACACGAAACCCCGGAGCTCCAGGCCGGGCAGGTCCGGGAGAGACATCGAAGGCTCCCCGATCAGGACCAGTCGAGGCGGGTCTGGCTCGACCCGCCGGAGTGCCTCGTACCAGCCGAGGAGCTCTCCGATGCCCTTCTGCGTGTCGATCCGGCCGGCGTACAGGAGGAACGGCGATGCGTCGGGCGTCGCGGCCGGATCCGGAGGGATCGCGACGCCGTACCCGAGCAGTCGCGCGGTTGGGGTGTGCTGGGGATAGAGCCTCGAGACGAGCCGGATCTCTGCTTTGGTGGAACAGAGGAGCGTCGCCCGGGCGAGCCGGCGCCCCAACACCGGTAGATACGCGGGTGGCTCGTCGTGGAGTGTAGGGACGACGCGCGCCTTCTCGGGGTCGACCGCGAGAAGGCCGTCGTACGTCGTCGGGTACAGGTAGGTCACAAAGAGGACACGATCGAACTCGCCCCGGCGCAGGGTCTCGAGGAGTTCCGGGGCAACGGGGCCCTGTCCCCGGATGAACTCCTCCTGCAGCGCGTCGGGCCACGCGCGCACGCGCTCTTCGAACGCCTTTCGGGTGTCGGCCTCGAGACGCGCGAAGTCGCTGGGGTCGAATCCTTCGTGCAGGAGGCCACTCACCGCAGACCAGCCGCGGGTGCGTCCTTGAGTCACGGGAAAGCGCTGGACCCGCACTCCGTCGATGGTGCTCTCGCCCGCCGGGTAGACGGCAGACCAGGTGTGGTAATCGCCCGCGGTCGTGGTGAGGACTTCGACCTCGTGATGCTTGGCGAGGATCCCGGCCATGAGGGCGGCGTGGCGCTCCGCTCCGCCCAGCAGGTCTGCGCCGTACCTCTGCACTACGATCTTGATCCGCACCGCTCAGATCTCCGCGAGCGCTCGCCGGAGCGAGGTTCGGATGGCGCCTTCGGAGAAGGAGTCAGCGACTCGTTCTCGCTGGGCTGTGACGAGGCGTTCGCGAAGCGTGGCGTCTTCGAGCACGCGATGGACGGCCGCGGCGACGACCTCATCTGCGTCGTCGATCACCATCCCGCTCTCGCCGAGTGTCGTGGCCACTCCCGGCTCTTGCGTTGCCACGATCGGCACGCCGAACTGCGTTGCCTCGATCAGCGGGACGCAGAACCCCTCGTGTTCGGAACAGCACAAGAACAGAGACGCGGTCAGATAGGCGGCCTTGAGCTCGGCTTGGCTCACCGTCCCACAGAACTCGACGCAGTCCGGGTCGGCGCCGCGCGCGCGGTCGAGCTCGACCCGCCCGGTCCATCGATGAAGACGGGGATCCGCGCCACCGACGATTCGCAGAGGCAGAGGGCGACCGTAGAGCTCGCGGTACACGGCCGCGATCCGAAGCAGGCGCCGGTGGCCCTTGTGCGGGGCGATGCGTCCGACGAAGAGAACGGAAGGGCGTCTCTGCCAACGCCGAATCGCGTCCTCGTCGGGAACGAGGTCCGTCATTTCGTGCGCGCGGTGAAACGGGGGTACGATGCGAACGCGCTCCGGAGCGGCACCGGCCTGGCACAGGTCGTCGCTGTTGCGCGGAGACGCCGCCAGGAAACCGGCGATGCGTCGGTCGCGCGCCAGGCGGCGCCGTTGCGCGATGCCCTGCCCGGCGGCGTCGACGAACTCGTCGCTCACCCCAGAGAAGAACTCCGGCGGGGTCACGTTGTGATCGCGGACCACGACCGGACCGGTCGCACGCTCGAGTAGCGCCATACCTTCGTCCCACCGCGCACCGCAGTGGTAGATCGTGACCGGATGTTTGCTCGCAAGGAACCTGCGCGCCGCGGGCAGCCCCTGCGCGCCGTGGTCCGATGAATCCGATCCGGCGAAGAGACGCGCATCCCAGCCATCGATGCGGAGTGCTTCGGTCATGCCGAGGGCGTCGTTGCTCGTCGCATCGGCGCAGGACAGCGATGCGACGAGGATCGCCGCGCTCCGGGTGGTCCTTCTACGCGCGGCCGATGACGGCATAGTCCTGTGGGCCGAATACGACGTCGTTCAGGACGGCCGCGTTGCGCGCGTCGGGGCCGCCGCCCGGCGGCAGTTCCATCCGTTTTTCGGGTTCGACCTCGCCCGAGTAGACCACTTCCGAATCCGTGAAGCCTGCCTCGGTGACGAGGAACCGGAGTGTCAGCGGATGAAGAGCCTGGCGATGCGTCGGATCGATCGTCCAGCTTCGCGAGAAAACGATGAGGCTCGCGAGGTTCACGGTCTCCGCGAGGAACACCCCGCCGGGCCGAAGCTTGCGCTTTGCGAGCTGCAGTAATCGGAGCACGACGGGCAGCGAGAGGTGCTCGACGACCTGCAGCGAGACGACTCCGCCCAGCGAGTCGTCCGGGCAGGCTTCGAGCGCGGCGATGAGGTCGCCCCGGGACGCGTCGAGACCGGCCGCGCGGGCGCGTTCGACCGCCCCTGCTGACTGGTCGATGCCCCGGGCTTCCACCCCGTTCTCCCGCAGGAGGCGCAGGAAGGAGCCGTCTCCGCAGCCCAGGTCCACGACGGGTCCGGCGCTCGCGTCGGGGAAGAACCGCAGATACGGGCGCTGTGATTCCGAGATCTTCGCCGGGCTTCCGCGAAACGCTTCCTCGAACCGCTCGTAGTCGAAGCCCACTTCGCCCGCGGCCGCCACGCCCCGGTCTCGTGCGAGGGCGTCTTCGATCGCGAGGATCCGGCGTTCTAACGCTGACAGCCGCTCCTCGACCCGGGTGGTGCTGGTACCGACCGCGGCCCCGATCTCACCAAGTCGTTCGACAAGGGCGCGATCGAAGGTCGTCTGTTGATCCCAGATGGGTGTCAGGAGGCGGACCAGCAGGCGTTTCAGCCCGAGAACGGGGGCGCCGAGCAGGGCTCGGTGGGAGTGGATACTCCCACCGCGTGGGTCCGCGAGGGCCCGCAATTCGGCGAGGGCACAGGGCAGGTCCCGCAGAAGGAGAGTCGAGCCCGCGGCGGAATCTCCCGCCCCGTCGGAGTCGTTTTCGGGGTGTAGGGGTTCGAGCGGCGCGACGGCGCTCGGCCCGAGTTTCGCGCGCAGTTCTGCCGCCTCGCTCCGCAGTTCTGCGACCAGCGCCTCGATATCCAAGCTCTGCTGGCCTCCTTGGCCCACCGTGGGCGCTCCTAACACGGATCCGTGGGCGACCCAACGGCCGGAATACTCGCAATCCCCGCTACTTGCGAAGCCGGGAAGGCGCGTGCCACGCTTCTCGTCC contains:
- a CDS encoding glycosyltransferase encodes the protein MTEALRIDGWDARLFAGSDSSDHGAQGLPAARRFLASKHPVTIYHCGARWDEGMALLERATGPVVVRDHNVTPPEFFSGVSDEFVDAAGQGIAQRRRLARDRRIAGFLAASPRNSDDLCQAGAAPERVRIVPPFHRAHEMTDLVPDEDAIRRWQRRPSVLFVGRIAPHKGHRRLLRIAAVYRELYGRPLPLRIVGGADPRLHRWTGRVELDRARGADPDCVEFCGTVSQAELKAAYLTASLFLCCSEHEGFCVPLIEATQFGVPIVATQEPGVATTLGESGMVIDDADEVVAAAVHRVLEDATLRERLVTAQRERVADSFSEGAIRTSLRRALAEI
- a CDS encoding CDP-diacylglycerol O-phosphatidyltransferase; translated protein: MITSGRRLAGWAVHLYTALGSIIGLLALLAGARGDIQEAFLWLCAAIAIDASDGALARFVGVKEVVPEYNGAELDDIVDYLNFVVVPVFLMLQIGLLAGPFGYLTGGAALLASAYRFCHADAKTPDHFFTGFPSYWNIIAFYLYVFDVGPGTGAVVTGVLAVLVFAPLRFVYPSRTVFLRPLTIGLGVVWAVLGLMTLAALPEKATGLAAASLFYPAYYTGLSFYMQATGKDPG
- a CDS encoding class I SAM-dependent methyltransferase gives rise to the protein MGQGGQQSLDIEALVAELRSEAAELRAKLGPSAVAPLEPLHPENDSDGAGDSAAGSTLLLRDLPCALAELRALADPRGGSIHSHRALLGAPVLGLKRLLVRLLTPIWDQQTTFDRALVERLGEIGAAVGTSTTRVEERLSALERRILAIEDALARDRGVAAAGEVGFDYERFEEAFRGSPAKISESQRPYLRFFPDASAGPVVDLGCGDGSFLRLLRENGVEARGIDQSAGAVERARAAGLDASRGDLIAALEACPDDSLGGVVSLQVVEHLSLPVVLRLLQLAKRKLRPGGVFLAETVNLASLIVFSRSWTIDPTHRQALHPLTLRFLVTEAGFTDSEVVYSGEVEPEKRMELPPGGGPDARNAAVLNDVVFGPQDYAVIGRA
- a CDS encoding UvrD-helicase domain-containing protein, translated to MINLGELNEPQLEAVTYADGPLLVLAGAGSGKTRVLTHRIAHLVDTERAQPDEILAVTFTNKAAREMRARIEHLLGGDLGGLTVGTFHSTCARWLRRYAGLLGLPNSFAIYDDADSLALCRRALQEVEVPEDLVSPRMLRSFLDRSKNHAQDLRTQSPTGDGFRGEGTLLAARRYEELLERAGALDFGSLITAMVRLLTENDDLRQTFRRRYRHVLVDEYQDINHAQYLLIDAIAGRTGDLCVVGDDDQSIYGFRGATVRAILEFERDHPDAHIIRLEQNYRSTGNILAAASAVIERNAGRHGKRLWTENGEGEKVTLAVFNDDRAEARWVTNDVSGEVLRGRALSSVAVFYRTNAQSRVLEEEFVRQGLRYVLVGGVRFYDRKEVKDILAYLRLLVNPDDDVSLTRIINVPTRGIGATTVKALTGAAQADGVSIGVMLSRLVENPDAIKLARASATRAADFWQMIARLRSLTQNSSLGDIVTAVIHETGLLARLQAEGSEEAITRADNLEELVGAAREVDDMGALPDGLTAIDAFLERAALVSGLDAVGESGGAISLMTLHNSKGLEFPVVHLVGMEEHVFPHARAIDDGTVEEERRLCYVGMTRAREHLHLSRARFRMLQGQSQRNPPSRFLREIPRDLLKRVGTWDDDGPGADAARRLEDLGRVAETGSDEPEPENDDEPRIDYSVSQEFGGDEADVPLRVGTRVRHPKFGAGVVRRKEGTGEGTKLTVQFERAGIKKLIARFAPLTVEGMEGV
- a CDS encoding VOC family protein, with protein sequence MSATKPALKSLGMRHLALRVCNLDRALWFYCDMLGFSVVWQPDPENVYLSSGCDSLALHRADAVSRDGGPLDHLGILVGSAPEVGEAEAALEQAGVTILQGTKTHRDDSVSCYVADPDGNSVQILFEPTISPIEVAR
- a CDS encoding glycosyltransferase family 4 protein, which encodes MRIKIVVQRYGADLLGGAERHAALMAGILAKHHEVEVLTTTAGDYHTWSAVYPAGESTIDGVRVQRFPVTQGRTRGWSAVSGLLHEGFDPSDFARLEADTRKAFEERVRAWPDALQEEFIRGQGPVAPELLETLRRGEFDRVLFVTYLYPTTYDGLLAVDPEKARVVPTLHDEPPAYLPVLGRRLARATLLCSTKAEIRLVSRLYPQHTPTARLLGYGVAIPPDPAATPDASPFLLYAGRIDTQKGIGELLGWYEALRRVEPDPPRLVLIGEPSMSLPDLPGLELRGFVSEVEKLDLMTRALAFVHPSPFESLGIVLLESMAVRTSLLVNARSEVMVDHCRDGEAGLWVRDGAEFAAAVRMLLTSADLRERLGAGGRAYVEREYSLGSYERRLLTEFPT
- a CDS encoding acyl carrier protein, whose protein sequence is MSNLDRARNLVAEVLRVPPERIEPETQLNDVAQLDSLSLVEIASALDEEFDIRVPSDDLGSAKSLNDILAIVERSPAR